The Devosia sp. genome segment CTCGGTCAGCACCAGGTTGACGATGCGGTCGGTGCGGAAGTTGCGAAAGTCCTGCCGCAACAGGCACCAGGCCGCAATGGTTTGTTTCCCTTCGTAAAACGCCAGTCCGACCGGCCAGATGGTGCGGCTTGTGGGGCGGCCCTGCTCGTCTTCGTAGTCGATGGTGACGGCGCGTTCCTGACGCATGGCGAGGCGGATATCGCCCAGCACCGGGACGGGCCGGCGCTGGCCCCAGATCGCCACCGGCCAAAGCGCGGTGTCGCTGATTCGGTCGCGCAGGTCCTCGGGCGAAGCGGTGGCGATCTTGGCCAGGGCATTGCGCGCGGCGGCGCCCAGGCCATCGTCCGGCTGGGCCTCGACCCAGCGCGCGCCCAGCACCAGGGCTTCCAGCTCCTCCGGGCTAAACATCAGTGGCGGCAGGAAAAAACCGGGCTTGAGCATATAGCCGATGCCGGCCTCGCCATCGATCGGGGCGCCAAGTCCGATCAGGGTCTGGATGTCCCGATAGAGCGTGCGAACCGAAACGCCCTGCTCTTCGGCCAGTGCCGCGGCGGTCACCGGACGGCGATGCCGGCGCAGCGCGTCCATGATGGAAAACAGCCGTTCGGTCTTGTCCATGATGCCGTCTCCGTCTGGCGCGGTGCTGCGTGAGGGAGGAATATTTGGCGCCTCGCCGCGTCATTTCGCGTCAGCAGGCCTGTCGCTCTTGCATGCCTTAACGCTAGCGCATTGCTAGCACTTGCGTCACGCGATCTCGAACTCACACCAGTGGCTATAGGGGCGATCCGGCGCATAGATGACATTGGGGAAATGCGGATTGTGAACCGCGTCGGCCAGCGCCTGATCTTCGAGGCAGAAGCCGGAATTCTTCCCATAGGTCTTGCCATTGAGGCCGGGTACCGGAATGTCGGTCCACACGCCATTATAGACCTGCAGCCCCGGCCGGTCGCTCCACAGCTTGAGCGTCAGATCGCCATCGGGCGCAACGACGCTGGCAATCGCGTCGCCGGTGCGCCGGCCGCTGTCGAGGACCATGCCGATATCGTATTGAACCGAAGCCCCATTGGCGTCCCGCATGGTGCGCGGCTGGCGCAGGTCATAGATGGTGCCGGCCGAAGGCAGGATGGCGCCGGTGGGGGCCAGATCCTCGCCCAGTTCGGTATAGGCGCTGGAA includes the following:
- a CDS encoding YafY family protein, with protein sequence MDKTERLFSIMDALRRHRRPVTAAALAEEQGVSVRTLYRDIQTLIGLGAPIDGEAGIGYMLKPGFFLPPLMFSPEELEALVLGARWVEAQPDDGLGAAARNALAKIATASPEDLRDRISDTALWPVAIWGQRRPVPVLGDIRLAMRQERAVTIDYEDEQGRPTSRTIWPVGLAFYEGKQTIAAWCLLRQDFRNFRTDRIVNLVLTEDRYGKRRAALEREWRESWVHDRRHHDHQTMADREN